One genomic segment of Funiculus sociatus GB2-C1 includes these proteins:
- a CDS encoding DUF4041 domain-containing protein — MQQREQERLRQKLRRYESLSSKEEQERQLASNIADLERQEEFLNTQISNLQQESRELDAKVYLQAIDYYEPKFDFIKSSQYVIHLKNLKLDQEKMRKDGKAFISNVKLTLDGNQRKGDKMIKSLLNLIKEAFETQCDYAIREVKYNNVSNLEKRIISTFNKLNKLSEVTCCEISQVYLKLKVEELYLKYELEEKQQEEKEKDRAIREQMKQEEKERIKLEKARREAEEAKQIEKQYEEDIEKVRREMEQAAGTQLDDYQRQIQYLQEQLSKAQTNTENKEKSVSNFKRLKSGYIYVVSNIGSLGRDVYRIFMTKNNNPDVYVKTMNPAVPFPFDVHFKISSEEASETVEYLHQQFNNKRVNLVNERREFFNVRLDEIEQVVQKIHRETGALRIEKFEKVPQALEYRRTQAAERRSDYHTTLTDAYVQEEGEIA, encoded by the coding sequence ATGCAGCAGCGTGAGCAGGAACGGCTGCGACAGAAGTTGCGTAGGTATGAGAGCCTGAGTTCCAAAGAAGAGCAAGAAAGGCAATTAGCTTCAAATATTGCCGACCTTGAAAGGCAAGAAGAATTTTTAAATACTCAAATCAGTAATCTTCAGCAGGAGTCGCGTGAGCTTGATGCAAAAGTTTATCTTCAGGCTATAGATTATTATGAACCAAAATTTGATTTTATAAAGTCTAGTCAGTATGTAATTCATCTGAAAAATCTAAAGTTAGATCAGGAAAAAATGCGAAAAGATGGCAAGGCATTTATTAGTAATGTTAAGTTGACATTGGATGGCAATCAAAGAAAAGGAGATAAAATGATCAAAAGCCTTCTTAACTTAATAAAAGAAGCTTTTGAAACTCAATGTGACTATGCGATACGAGAAGTAAAGTACAATAATGTCTCCAATTTAGAAAAGAGAATTATCAGTACCTTCAACAAATTAAACAAACTGTCAGAAGTAACTTGTTGTGAAATTTCGCAAGTATACTTAAAGCTGAAGGTAGAAGAGCTGTATTTAAAATATGAGTTAGAAGAAAAACAACAAGAGGAAAAAGAAAAAGATCGTGCCATTCGGGAACAGATGAAGCAAGAGGAGAAAGAGCGTATTAAGCTTGAGAAAGCAAGGCGGGAGGCTGAAGAAGCTAAACAGATAGAAAAGCAATATGAAGAAGATATTGAAAAAGTACGTCGAGAAATGGAACAAGCGGCAGGTACACAACTCGATGATTATCAACGTCAAATTCAATATTTACAGGAGCAACTTTCTAAGGCTCAAACTAATACAGAAAATAAAGAAAAAAGCGTCTCAAACTTTAAAAGACTTAAATCTGGTTACATTTATGTAGTTTCCAATATTGGTTCTCTAGGACGAGACGTATATAGAATATTTATGACTAAAAATAATAACCCAGATGTATATGTCAAAACAATGAATCCTGCCGTTCCATTTCCTTTTGATGTTCACTTTAAAATTTCTTCAGAAGAGGCTTCAGAGACAGTAGAGTATTTACATCAGCAGTTTAATAATAAAAGAGTGAATCTAGTTAACGAAAGAAGGGAGTTTTTCAATGTGCGATTGGATGAAATCGAGCAAGTCGTACAAAAAATTCATAGAGAGACTGGAGCTTTGAGGATTGAAAAATTTGAAAAAGTGCCCCAAGCTCTTGAATATCGTAGAACTCAAGCCGCTGAGCGAAGAAGTGATTATCACACAACCTTAACCGATGCCTACGTACAAGAAGAGGGTGAAATAGCTTAA